TTTATTTGCATTCAGTGAACAGGAAAACAATGTAATGCTGTATGATATCACCGAGGCCATAAAAAAGGCAAAGACTGATGATAAAATTAAAGGGATCAGCATCGAAACTGATGGCCTCCGGGCCGGAATGACTCAGCTTGATGCAGTTCGCTCCGCGCTCGAAGACTTCAAAAAAAGCGGAAAATTTGTTTACGCCTACGGAAATAATGTATCGCAGGCGGCGTACTATTTGGGATCTGTAGCAGACCAGTATTTTCTGAATCCTTCGGGAGGAATAGACCTGAAGGGTCTTACCACAGAAGTGCTTTACATGAAAAGTTTTGCAGATAAATTTGGTATCGGCATGGAGATTATACGTCACGGTAAGTACAAATCTGCTGTTGAGCCGTTTCTTAGAGATGATATGTCACCCGAAAACCGCGAACAGATTTCAACAATGCTCAACGATTTGTGGTCATATAATTCCACTAAAATTGCCGCTTCCAGAAAGATAGATCAGTCGCAATTCCAAACTGTGGTGGACAGTCTTTACGGCATTATTCCGGATTTAAGTTTAAAATATCGTCTTGCAGACCGCTTAATTCAGAAAACACAGTACGATGATCTTCTCAAAAATAAACTTCAGCTAAAGAACGACAGCAAACTCAATAAAATTTCTTTCAGCAAGTACATCAGTTCTTACCAGGAAGAAAACTTCAAAAAAGATGACCAGATTGCAGTATTGTACGCATCAGGAGCAATTTATAATGGTGAAGGCTTTGATGCTGTATATGCCGAGAATTTTGTGAAGGAAATTAAAAAGATCAGTGATAACGATAAGATTAAGGCAGTGGTATTCAGAATCAATTCACCAGGTGGCAGCGCGAATGCTTCAGATGAAATTCTTTTTGAACTTCAGCAGCTGAAAAAGAAAAAGCCTCTGGTAGTATCATTTGGTGACTACGCGGCATCCGGCGGATATTATATCGCAATGGCTGCAGACAAAATCTACTCTGAACCAAATACCTTAACCGGCTCTATCGGCGTATTCGGAATGATTCCATATTTTAAAGAAATTGCAAACAAAAACGGCCTAACTTCTCATGCAGTAAATACCAACGTCAATTCTAATATGTATTCCCCGATCAACGGCGTTACTCCTGGAGGAGTTTCTATACTAACCAAAAGTGTAGAGCAAACCTACAAACGCTTTGTGTATTTTGTAACTCAAAACAGAAAAAAATCTTTTGAACAAATTGATGAAGTAGGAGGCGGCAGAGTCTGGAGCGGAACGCGGGCAAAACAGCTGGGACTTGTAGATGAACTGGGATCACTTAACGATGCTGTAAATTTTGCGGCACAGAAAGCTCAACTAGGAACATTTAATGTTGCTGCTTATCCAAAGAAAGTTTCTAAATTCGAACAGCTTTTCAAAGATCTAGAGGAGGAACAGATTTCTACCAGAATCATGAAGAATAAGTTAGGTGAGGAGAACTACAAACTTTTTGAGCAGATTACAAATCCTAAATTACAGAGCGGTGTGATGATGCAGATGCCCTTTCACGTAAAGATTGATTAAGCTGAAAACATAAAAAAATCCCGGTTTGATGATCAAACCGGGATTTTATTTTTATCGTAAGCATTATGCTCTTCTAGTTGCCATTCCGTAAATCCAGAGAACGGCCAAAGCTCCTACTACTGCAAGTAACATACTCTTAATGTCAAAATCATTAACTGTCCCCCAGCCTAGCATACTGCCGATCCATCCACCAACGAACGCACCTACGATGCCTAAGATAATTGTCATTAACCAACCCATTCCCTGATTTCCAGGCATAATGAATTTTGCGATTGCACCTGCGATAAGACCAAAAATGATCCAAGTTAAAATACCCATAGTTTTAAAATTTTAATGTTAATATTTAGTATTTGGTTTTCTAAAGCTATAAAAAAATAATTAAAACTATGAAATAGTTGTCAATTACGTTTTCTGAAAAAAGAATCTACAAATTCCGTTCCATTAAATAACTGCAGGTCTGTCATTTTTTCTCCAACGCCAATATATTTGACAGGAATCTGAAACTGATCGGAAATTCCAATTACAACACCGCCTTTTGCTGTGCCATCTAATTTAGTGACTGCCAATGCATTAACTTCTGTTGCTGCGGTAAACTGTTTTGCCTGCTCGAAAGCGTTCTGTCCTGTAGAACCATCCAGCACCAAAAGAATCTCGTGTGGCGCATCCGGAATAACTTTCTGCATCACCCTTTTGATTTTGGTCAGCTCATTCATTAAATTCACTTTATTATGAAGTCGGCCTGCCGTATCGATAATCACCACATCAGCATTATTTGCCATCGCACTCTGTACTGTATCGAATGCCACAGAAGCCGGATCAGATCCCATTCCCTGCTTTACAATCGGTACACCCACCCGTTCACTCCAGATTACAAGCTGATCTACCGCAGCCGCGCGGAATGTATCTGCAGCGCCTAACACCACATTTTTTCCCTCAGATTTAAACTGATGGGCTAATTTACCGATGGTTGTGGTTTTTCCGACGCCGTTTACACCCACGACCATAATGACATAAGGTTTCTTGGATTCATCAACATTGCCTGTACCGGCGTGTGGATTTTCGAGCAACAATCCCGAAATCTCTTCTCTCAGGATATTATTCAATTCATCTGTGCCTACAAACTTGTCTCTGGCAACGCGTTCTTCAATCCGCTGAATTATCTTAATAGTGGTAGATGCACCTACGTCTGATGCGATAAGGACTTCTTCTAAATCATCCAGAACCTCATCATCAACTTTTGATTTTCCTACAACAGCTTTCGATATTTTTTCGAAAAATCCCTGATTGGATTTTTCAAGACCTTTATCTAAAGTTTCTTTTTCTTCCTTCTTAAAAATATTTTTATACCAACTCATTTTTTCAGTATCAATTTTTTTAATGATTTCTTGAATCATTTGTTTGCAAAGCAAATATAACAAAAAAACTACCCAATAATTTGGATAGTTTTATATCGTAAAGCTGGTAGTATTATTTTTTCAAATAACCTTCTACTTCGTCAGCGTTCATTACTTTTTCTTCGAAAATGTAAGCACCTGATTTAGGAGACTTCACCATTTTCACTACTTTGGTCATTTTTTTAGACCCTGCACCACCCTGTAGGGATGCTACTACTTTCTTTGCCATTTTTTATTCTTTTAAAAAATTACTTGATTTCCTTGTGAAGGGTATATTTCTTAAGAACCGGATTGAATTTTTTCAACTCCAATCTTTCTGTAGTGTTCTTTTTGTTTTTGGTCGTAATGTATCTTGACATTCCTGCTACACCGGTTTCTTTGTGCTCTGTGCACTCAAGAATCACCTGAACTCTGTTACCTTTTTTAGCCATTACTTATCTTTTTTTATAAATCCGTTTCTTGCTGCTCTTTCAATTGCTTCTTCGATACCAATCTTGTTGATAACTCTCAATCCGTGTGCAGAAACTTTTAAAGTTACAGACTTTTCTTGCTCCGGAAGGTAAAATTTCTTCTCCAATAAGTTAATTTCAAAACGACGCTTCGTTTTGTTATTAGCGTGAGAAACATTGTTTCCAACCATGGCACGCTTTCCTGTTATTTGGCAAATTCTTGACATATCTCGATGTTCTTTTTTACTACTAAATATTTGAGAGTGCAAAATAACAAAGAATTTTCCACTTAGACAAATATTTATGAATTAATATTTTATATTTTTTTTGAATCTTTTCTAAAGGATTATCCGTTCACACTTCAAAACCACTTTCAACACTTCCGTCAGATAATATTAACCTCTCTCTCCAGCTCAATGCCGAATTTATCAAGGACAGATTCAATAATCAGCGTCGAAAAATCATAGATTTCTTTTCCCGATGCAGCGCCTGTTTTGTTTACAATAACCAATGCCTGAAGGTCGTGCGATGCTACATTTACGATTTGTTTTCCTTTCCAGCCGCACTGTTCTATGAGCCAGCCGGCAGGAATTTTCACCGCATCGCCGTTCGGATAATTGGGCATCTGAGGATATTCTTTCTGAACCTTTAAAAACTGCTCCAGCGGAATTGTAGGATTTTTAAAAAAACTTCCTGCATTTCCAATGATTTTCGGATCCGGAAGTTTACTTTGTCGGATATTGATCACCGCACGGGAAATATCCTGAATCGAAGGATTTTCAACACCCAGTTTTTCGAGTTCAGTTTTAATGGCTCCGTATTCTGTTTTTATCTGGTGATTTTTTCTGGAAAGTTTAAATGTAACTTCAAGGATTACATATTTTCCCTTTCCTTCACGTTTGAAAACCGATTCGCGGTAACCGAACCTGCATGTTACATTATCAAATTCTTCAATCTGTAAATTTTCCAGATTCAAAACTTTACAGTTTACAAAAGTATCTTTAATCTCCGTTCCGTAAGCACCGATATTCTGCATGGGTGAAGTTCCCACATTCCCGGGTATCAGCGATAAATTCTCTAAACCTCCATAATTTTTATCTAAACAGAACTGTACAAACTCATGCCAGTTCTCGCCGGCTTTTGCGGTAACCAGAACTTCATTTTCATTTAAAGACGCTTCAGAAATTCCTTTCAAATCTAGTTTTATAACCAATCCGCCAAAATCTTTGGTGAAAAGAACATTACTGCCGCCGCCTAAAAACAGAATCTCAAAATGGTTAATTTTAGCGAATTCAATGGCGTATTTCAAATCACTGATGTCTTTTACTTCCGCAAAATATTTTGCAGAAACATCAACGCCGAAAGTATTGAGCTTTTTTAAAGAATAATTTTCCTGAATTTTCATTGCGGTCTAAGCGTTAACTGTTGATTTAGGCTAAAGCCCAAAGGTTTTAGAAACGGACCAGAGCCCATTCCCAATTTTCTACAAATTGAATTCGAGTTTATATTTCTGCAATGCATCGTTCAGCAATTCTACGCTTCTTCGAAGATCATCTTCCTTGAGAACGTAGGCAATTCGAACCTGTTTTTTTCCCAGTTCCGGATTGCTGTAAAATCCGCTCATCGGAGCTACCATCACCGTTTCGCTGTTGTGTGAATAATGCTCAAGAAGCCACTGTGCAAAAACATCGGTATCATCCACCGGAAGTTCTGCTACGCAGTAAAATGCACCTTTTGGTTTTGGACAGATTACGCCCGGAATTCCGTTCAGTAAGTCTACCAGCAAATTTCTTCTGTGGGTGTATTCCTCACGGACTTTTCGGATATAAGCTTCATCATTATGGTGTGCTGCAGTAGCAGCAATCTGACCCAATAACACCGGACTCAATCTCGCCTGAGCAAAAAGCATCGCCGCATCATGAATTTTTTTTGATCGGGTAATCATGCAGCCAATTCTGGCTCCGCACATACTGTATCTTTTAGATTCAGAATCAATTATAATACAGTTTTCGGCAATCTCCGGAAAATCGAACATTGAAACCTGGTGTTTTCCGTCGTAAACATATTCGCGGTACACTTCGTCTGAAATAATCACAATGTCATGTTTCAGCGCAATTTCAGCAAGTTTCTGAAGTTCTTCTCTTGTATAAAGATATCCCGACGGATTTCCCGGATTACAGATGAGAATCGCCCGTGTTTTATCGGTGATTTTTTTCTCAAAATCTTCAACGGGTGGCAAGGCAAAACCTGTATCAATTGTTGAAGGAATAGCTACTACTTTTACATTGATCGCATTGGTAAAACCATTATAATTAGCATAATACGGCTCAGGAATAATTATTTCATCACCATCATCACACAGCGTGGAAATCGCAAAATTCAGTGCTTCAGAACCCCCATTGGTCACGATAAAATTATCCGTCGTTAAATCTGTAAAACCTAAAGAATGGTAGTAATTGTTCAGCGCGGTCCGGTATTCCAGATTTCCTTCCGACAAAGCATACTCCAGCACCTTCAGGTCGATATTTTTAACCGCATCCAATGCAGTTTGCGGAGTTTCGATATCGGGCTGGCCAATATTCAGGTGATATACTTTAATCCCTTTCTGTTTAGCTTGCAACGCATATGGAACAAGTTTTCTTACGGGAGAGGCAGGCATATTTTCTGCTCGGTGAGAAATTTTCGGCATTATTTAGAATTTTTACAAAAATAAGGATTTTTTTTGGGAGCAATGAATAATAGTTACCTTCCGTAAGTTCTGTCCGGCTCTCCGCTGCAATCTTTTTGCTTTACAAAAAGGATTTCCGCTTCGATCCGGGCTAAAACTCCTGTCGTTCACTTTTCGAAAAACCTTAAGAACAAAAAAAACCGCAGAAAAATTATTCTGCGGTTTCCGTCGGATAATAGTTTACTTATTTAATGAATCCTTTGTTCTTCAACAACGGTTTGATATCTGGAGTTCTTCCTGTAAAATCTTTATAGGCTTGGTTTAAATCCACGGAATTACCAACCGAAAGAATATGTTTTCTGAAACGGTCGCCGTTTGCTCTGGTCATGCCGCCATTTGTAGAAATCCAGTCCCACGCATCAGCATTCAGCAAATCGCTCCACATATAAGCATAATATCCTGCAGAATAACCGCCGCCCCAAATGTGCGCAAAATAAGGCGTGTGATATCTTGGGGGAACCTCTTTCAGATTAAAACCGTATTTCGCCAGCACACTTTTTTCAAATTCCAAAGCAGGCTTAAACTGCGACTCATCGGTCACTGAATGCCAGTTCATATCCAATGTCGCTGCAGAAACAAGTTCCGTAGTGGAATATCCCTGATTGAAGGATCCTGCTTTTTTAATTTTATCGACTAACGCCTGTGGCATCGGCTGTTTGGTCTGGTAATGCAGTGCGTAATTTTTCAGTACTGATGGCTCCAGAGCGAAAAACTCATTGATCTGAGAAGGAAATTCAACAAAATCTCTCGGCGTATTGGTTCCGGAAATCGAAACATATTTCTGGTTCGCAAAAAGACCATGCAAAGTATGTCCAAATTCATGGAACATGGTAGAAACATCATCATAAGAAATCAGTGATGGTTTACCGTCAGCCGGTTTCTGATAGTTGAAAACATTTACAATCACAGGTTTCTGCCCCAGTAAATGCGACTGCTCCACGAAGTTGCTCATCCATGCACCGCCGTTTTTGTTACTTCTGGTATAGAAATCTAAATAATAAAGTGCCATTGATTTTCCGTCGTTATCAAAAACCTCGTACGCCACAACATCGGGGTGATAAACAGGCAGGTCTTTTCTTTCTTTAAAAGTAATCCCATAGAATTTTTCCGCGGCATAGAAAACTCCTTTCTCCAAAACAGTGGTTACTTCGAAATAAGGCTTGATTTCGTTTTCATCCAAGTCGTATTTTGCTTTTCTCACCTGCTCCGAGTAGAAATTCCAATCCCATGGCTCTACCGTAAATCCACCTTTCTGTTTATCGATTAAAGCCTGAATTTCATTACTTTCACTTTTTGCTGTTTCTACTGCCGGTTTTGCAAGCTGAGCTAAAAGATTCATTGCATTTTCAGGAGTTTTTGCCATTTGGTCCTGCAGTTTCCATTCGGCAAAAGATTTTTTCCCGGAAAGATGCGCTTTTTCCATTCTCAATTTTGCCTGCCTTTCCAAAATGCTTCTGGTGTCATCCGCATTACCTTTTTCAGCTCTGTACCAAGATGCTTTGAAGAGTTTTTCCCTTGTCGCTCTGTTTTTCAAATTCTGCAAAAGAGGCTGTTGCGTTGTATTGAGAAGCGTTAATAGATATTTACCTTCGTGACCTGCGGATTTTGCATCTGCGGCTGCGGCTGCAATTTCGTCAGCTGAAAGTCCATCAAGTTCTTTTACATCCGTAATTACCACAGCGCCGTTCTTTCTTGCATCCAAAAGTTTACTGGTGAACTGGGTTGAAAGTGTTGCCAGCTCTTCGTTGATTTTTTTAACCTTTTCCTTGTTTTCCGCAGAAAGGTTCGCGCCCGCGATTTCAAAATTAGTTCGGTACAATTCCAGAACTCTTTTTTCTTCAGCACCTAAATTCTCACTGCTGATCGCTTTTATTCTTGAATAAAGCTTTTCATTAAGATAAATTTTATCACTCAACCCAGAAAATACAGGTGCATAGTCTTCTTCGAGTTTCTGAAGCGCCGGATTGGTGTTGGAACCGGTTAGGTTATAAAATACAATTTGTGCTCTTTTGAGGATTTCGCCGCTGTTCTCCAGCGCAAGAATGGTATTTCTGAAAGTTGGATCGGCTGGACTATTGGCGATATTATCAATTTCGGCAAGCTGCACCTTCATTCCGTAATCAAATGCCGGTTTAAAATGCTCATCTTTAATCTTATCAAATTCCGGTGCCTGATATTGCAGCCCACTTTTGTTCATAAAAGGGTTTGTGGATAAACTCGCATCCGGAGCAGGAATTTCTGTGGTTGTAGACTCGGTTGTTTTCATTGTAGAACATGCAGTATTAATTGCCAGAGAGGAAATTAATAACACAGATGTAATATTTTTCATTTTTGAACTGTTAATTGAAGTAAAGATATTAATTTTAAGCAAACTAAAAACCAAACCATATGAAAACACTTATTACCACGGTCGCAGTTTCAGCGTTTCTCTTTTCGTGTTCAATGAAATCCGACAGTCTTTTTCCCTTAAACCTATCGGTAAAAGAAGGAAAAGGAATCATAAAAACAAATCAGTTTGAGATGAATATCGACGAAATTAAAGTAGCGCAGTCGATTTCCGCCGAAGTGGTAAAATCTGATACCGAAAAAGTGGTAATAACCGCTCCTTCAGATATTATAGACGAAATTTTAGTGGATAATGTTGACGGAAAACTATTCATTCACTTCAAACCCAACAGGAATATTTCTGCAAGAAATGTAGCGGCCAAAATTTTCGTGAGAGATTTCACGCATCTGGAAGCTACTTCTTCGGCTAAAATCCTCGTAAAAGATAAATTTACTCAGGATAAAACAGATGTGGAAGTTTCGAGTTCTGGCCGTATTACCGGAAATCTGGAAGCTAATGATTTCTCAGTTGATGTTTCCAGTTCCGGGCATTTCTCGGGTGAGATCTGGGCTGTAAATCTCGATGCTGAGGCAACGTCTTCGGGAGACATTAATCTTTCCGGTAAGGCGAAAAATGCCGCGTTGAAAGCTTCTTCAGCCGGCACCGTAGATGCCGAAAAGCTTACTGCTGAGATTTCCGACATACAGGCTTCAAGTGCCGGGAATGTAACTGTGGCGACCACCAACCAGCTGAATGCATCGGCAAGTTCAGGTGGAAATATCGCGGTATACAGAAAAGGAGATTTGAATATTCTGAGTCAAAATGAAAGCAGCGGCGGGAGCGTTTCCATTAAATAAAATCAAATTAAAAAATCAGCCTTTAAAGGGCTGATTTTTTAATAGTTTAGCGAAGAATTTTCGTTTACCATCCACCGGATGCGCCGCCGCCGCCGAAGCTTCCGCCACCACCGAATCCGCCAAATCCACCTCCGGAACCGCCACCGCCAAAACCTCCACCTCCGAAACTTCCGGGGAAAGGGAAAAATCCGCCGGGATACGTTCTGCGTCCGCGCCGCGAGAGAATCACATCGTCATCATCATCATTATTTCCGCCGCCGCCTTTGTTCTTGAAGAGTATACTGAGAATCATCAGGACAAAAAATGCAATAAAAATCACCTTTACAATACTGATTCCTCCTTCACGGGAAGTTTCTTTAACAATAGGTTTGAATTTACCCTGCACCACTTCCATCAAAGCAGTTGTTCCGCGGTTGATGCCTTCGTACCAAAGTCCCTGCTTAAAATTGGGGGTTACAATATAATCCAGAATCTGTCCCGCCACCGAAGCGGTAAGATAGCGCTCCACGCCACGGCCCTGCTGAATGGCAAATTTCCGGTCTTCTGTCGCGATGAGAAATACAATACCATTATCCTGTTCTTTCTCGCCAATTCCCCACTTTTCACCGTACATAGTTGCAAGATAATTGATGTCCTCCCCTTTTGTAGTGGGAATGATAATTACCGCAATTTCCGTAGAAGTGGAGTCGTAAAACTTAATGAGTTTCTGGTTAAGCTGCTCCCGTTCAGTTGAATTTAACAACCCTACCTCATCGGTAACAGGAAAGATTTTTACAGGTTTTGCAGGAACCAGTTGGGCAAAAACAAGAATGTTCAGTCCAAAAAAGAGTAAAACAATGAGTTTTTTAAGAGAACGTAATCTCATTCGACAGTTCGTTATGATTTTCTCCCGAGATTGGGAAATGTTTTTTAAGTTCGAAACCGGTTTCAAGAATGGCATTTTTCAATCCGTCGTGAAAATTTCCTTTTGCAAATTCGGATGTGATCTGATCATGAAGCCTGTCCCAGAAATTCTGGTGAACTTTTTCGTGAATACCTGCGTCGCCGATGATCGTAAGGTAATGTTGCTCGAAATTCACGTGAAAAAGCACTGCATTTCTTTCCGCAGTTTTATCCTTACAAAGCCTTTTGAAGACTTCAAAGGCAATCTCCGCATTATTACCCTCCGAATTGGAATCAATATGTACGCGGATTTCGCCGGTAGAATGATCTTCTGCTGACTGAATGGCTTCCACAAGGGAAGCCATTTGTACATCTGTAAGAAAGTTGCTCATTAATTGGTAAACACTTCCGGCGCATTCTCAGCGCCTGCCGCTGCTTTGAAATATGGTTTCTCTTTAAAGTTTGTAAAGTTTGCCAGAATGTTATTCGGGAATGTTTTGATTGAAGTATTATAATCCTGCGCCGCTTCATTATAATAAACGGTTTCGCTTCTTATGCTGTTTTCAATCGCGGTATATTCTCGCTGGAAATTCATGTACTGCTGATCCGCTTTTAAATTAGGATACTGTTCTACTACAGCCATCAATCTGCTCAAAGCTCCGCTTAATTCACCCTGTGCTGCCTGGAATTTCGCCATATCAGCTTCGGTCATGTTTGTTGGATCAACAGTGATTGACGTCGCTTTTGAGCGGGCTTCAATTACTTTAGTTAAAGTTTCCTGCTCGAATTGCGAATAGGATTTTACAGTTCTCTCAAGATTTGGGATTAGGTTCGCACGCTTCTGGTACACCGTTTCCACGTTAGACCATTTGGTATTCACGGTCTGTTCTTTGGTCGTGAAACTGTTATAACCGTTTTTGCCCCAGAAAAATAAAATTGCGGCAATAACGAGAAGAGCAATACCGATGGTTCCGGCGCTCATACAACCTCTGTTTCTCATAGTTTAATATTTTAATGTTTAATGTTTGGTACCCAAATATACAAATTATGTGCTAAATTTGTGAAAATTTAAGAAAAATGATCACAATTGTAGTGGCGATGGGTTTAAAGAATGAGATTGGTGCTGATAACCAACTGTTGTGGCATTTGCCGAAGGATTTAAAACATTTCAAAGAAATAACTTCGGGCCACCCAATTATTATGGGAAGGAAAACCTACGAAAGCATAGGCAAACCCTTACCTAACCGCACCAATATTGTTGTGTCGCGAAAACAAGACTGGTTCGAAGAAGGAATTCTAATTGTCGGCAGTATAAAAGAAGCTTTAAAATTCGCTAAAAAGATGGATGAAAACATCTTTGTCATCGGAGGCGGAAATATTTACGAGCAAACCATTGATCTGGCCGACAGACTTGAAGTAACGCAGGTAAAAGCAGAACTTAAGGCCGATGTTTTCTTTCCGAAAATCAATCCGAAAATCTGGCAGAAAACATCAGAAACATGCCATGAAAAAGATGAGAAAAACAAATACGATTTCTGTTTCCAGACCTTCGAAAAAAAGTCTGAAATCTAACATCTGAAATTTAACCTCAAATTTCTATCTTTGCAGTCATAAAATTTAACAATGAACAAATACATAAAATTCGTTATCGCAGGCCTGATGATTGCCGCAGGAATTTATCTGATGATGAACAGGAATATCGGCTGGGGAATCGTGGTGGTCATCCTTTCAGCAATTCCTATTCTTTTATTCTTTAAAAATGAGTTTATCCTTGCTGCCTTCTGGTACTTAAGAAAACAGAACATGGACAAAGCCAGCAAATGGCTTTCAAAAATCACTAATTTTGAATCTCAGCTTCACCGCTCGCAATACGGTTATTTCCATTATTTACAGGGACTAACTTTAGCGCAGGAAAATCCTCAAAAAGTAGAACCCTTAATGAAAAAAGCGCTTGAATATGGCCTGAATATGAAACACGACCGTGCTATGGCAACACTCAATATCGCGGCGGGAGCAATACAGAAAGGAAGAAGACAGGAAGCAACTAAACTTCTTGAAGAAGCTAAAAGATTAGATTCTGCAGGAATGATGACCGATCAGATCAAGATGCTGAAAGACCAGCTGAAAATGCCAACGATGCAGAAACACATGCATAACCCAAACATGAGACAGCGCGGAAAATTCCATTAAGCCGTCATCTCTAAAAAAATCAAATCCTGAAGTCTTTCAGGATTTTTTTTGCGGTAAAAGTGATAATTTTTTTATCATGAATTAAACAAGAAACATCCAGCTTCCAACAGCAGACAATTTACATTCTACATCTCCGAGTTCTGCTCAACCCCATAAAATTTGGGCATCTGCCAGTGGTATTTCACGGCCAGTGTTCGTATGGCAACAATGAGCAAAATAGTTGAAATCTGCACAAAAGTATAGGAAAGCCGGGTATAGTTGATGAAAAGAAGAAAGACGCTGCCTCCTAC
The window above is part of the Kaistella faecalis genome. Proteins encoded here:
- the sppA gene encoding signal peptide peptidase SppA, with product MKSFFKNVLANIVAIMIIGGLFFMFIVTMVAVSAFSGNKKSAIKNNSVLILDLKTNIIDSPTEDNEDLFAFSEQENNVMLYDITEAIKKAKTDDKIKGISIETDGLRAGMTQLDAVRSALEDFKKSGKFVYAYGNNVSQAAYYLGSVADQYFLNPSGGIDLKGLTTEVLYMKSFADKFGIGMEIIRHGKYKSAVEPFLRDDMSPENREQISTMLNDLWSYNSTKIAASRKIDQSQFQTVVDSLYGIIPDLSLKYRLADRLIQKTQYDDLLKNKLQLKNDSKLNKISFSKYISSYQEENFKKDDQIAVLYASGAIYNGEGFDAVYAENFVKEIKKISDNDKIKAVVFRINSPGGSANASDEILFELQQLKKKKPLVVSFGDYAASGGYYIAMAADKIYSEPNTLTGSIGVFGMIPYFKEIANKNGLTSHAVNTNVNSNMYSPINGVTPGGVSILTKSVEQTYKRFVYFVTQNRKKSFEQIDEVGGGRVWSGTRAKQLGLVDELGSLNDAVNFAAQKAQLGTFNVAAYPKKVSKFEQLFKDLEEEQISTRIMKNKLGEENYKLFEQITNPKLQSGVMMQMPFHVKID
- a CDS encoding GlsB/YeaQ/YmgE family stress response membrane protein; the encoded protein is MGILTWIIFGLIAGAIAKFIMPGNQGMGWLMTIILGIVGAFVGGWIGSMLGWGTVNDFDIKSMLLAVVGALAVLWIYGMATRRA
- the ftsY gene encoding signal recognition particle-docking protein FtsY gives rise to the protein MSWYKNIFKKEEKETLDKGLEKSNQGFFEKISKAVVGKSKVDDEVLDDLEEVLIASDVGASTTIKIIQRIEERVARDKFVGTDELNNILREEISGLLLENPHAGTGNVDESKKPYVIMVVGVNGVGKTTTIGKLAHQFKSEGKNVVLGAADTFRAAAVDQLVIWSERVGVPIVKQGMGSDPASVAFDTVQSAMANNADVVIIDTAGRLHNKVNLMNELTKIKRVMQKVIPDAPHEILLVLDGSTGQNAFEQAKQFTAATEVNALAVTKLDGTAKGGVVIGISDQFQIPVKYIGVGEKMTDLQLFNGTEFVDSFFRKRN
- a CDS encoding DUF4295 domain-containing protein, with the protein product MAKKVVASLQGGAGSKKMTKVVKMVKSPKSGAYIFEEKVMNADEVEGYLKK
- the rpmG gene encoding 50S ribosomal protein L33 codes for the protein MAKKGNRVQVILECTEHKETGVAGMSRYITTKNKKNTTERLELKKFNPVLKKYTLHKEIK
- the rpmB gene encoding 50S ribosomal protein L28, producing the protein MSRICQITGKRAMVGNNVSHANNKTKRRFEINLLEKKFYLPEQEKSVTLKVSAHGLRVINKIGIEEAIERAARNGFIKKDK
- the murB gene encoding UDP-N-acetylmuramate dehydrogenase — its product is MKIQENYSLKKLNTFGVDVSAKYFAEVKDISDLKYAIEFAKINHFEILFLGGGSNVLFTKDFGGLVIKLDLKGISEASLNENEVLVTAKAGENWHEFVQFCLDKNYGGLENLSLIPGNVGTSPMQNIGAYGTEIKDTFVNCKVLNLENLQIEEFDNVTCRFGYRESVFKREGKGKYVILEVTFKLSRKNHQIKTEYGAIKTELEKLGVENPSIQDISRAVINIRQSKLPDPKIIGNAGSFFKNPTIPLEQFLKVQKEYPQMPNYPNGDAVKIPAGWLIEQCGWKGKQIVNVASHDLQALVIVNKTGAASGKEIYDFSTLIIESVLDKFGIELEREVNII
- a CDS encoding pyridoxal phosphate-dependent aminotransferase; translated protein: MPKISHRAENMPASPVRKLVPYALQAKQKGIKVYHLNIGQPDIETPQTALDAVKNIDLKVLEYALSEGNLEYRTALNNYYHSLGFTDLTTDNFIVTNGGSEALNFAISTLCDDGDEIIIPEPYYANYNGFTNAINVKVVAIPSTIDTGFALPPVEDFEKKITDKTRAILICNPGNPSGYLYTREELQKLAEIALKHDIVIISDEVYREYVYDGKHQVSMFDFPEIAENCIIIDSESKRYSMCGARIGCMITRSKKIHDAAMLFAQARLSPVLLGQIAATAAHHNDEAYIRKVREEYTHRRNLLVDLLNGIPGVICPKPKGAFYCVAELPVDDTDVFAQWLLEHYSHNSETVMVAPMSGFYSNPELGKKQVRIAYVLKEDDLRRSVELLNDALQKYKLEFNL
- a CDS encoding M3 family metallopeptidase translates to MKNITSVLLISSLAINTACSTMKTTESTTTEIPAPDASLSTNPFMNKSGLQYQAPEFDKIKDEHFKPAFDYGMKVQLAEIDNIANSPADPTFRNTILALENSGEILKRAQIVFYNLTGSNTNPALQKLEEDYAPVFSGLSDKIYLNEKLYSRIKAISSENLGAEEKRVLELYRTNFEIAGANLSAENKEKVKKINEELATLSTQFTSKLLDARKNGAVVITDVKELDGLSADEIAAAAADAKSAGHEGKYLLTLLNTTQQPLLQNLKNRATREKLFKASWYRAEKGNADDTRSILERQAKLRMEKAHLSGKKSFAEWKLQDQMAKTPENAMNLLAQLAKPAVETAKSESNEIQALIDKQKGGFTVEPWDWNFYSEQVRKAKYDLDENEIKPYFEVTTVLEKGVFYAAEKFYGITFKERKDLPVYHPDVVAYEVFDNDGKSMALYYLDFYTRSNKNGGAWMSNFVEQSHLLGQKPVIVNVFNYQKPADGKPSLISYDDVSTMFHEFGHTLHGLFANQKYVSISGTNTPRDFVEFPSQINEFFALEPSVLKNYALHYQTKQPMPQALVDKIKKAGSFNQGYSTTELVSAATLDMNWHSVTDESQFKPALEFEKSVLAKYGFNLKEVPPRYHTPYFAHIWGGGYSAGYYAYMWSDLLNADAWDWISTNGGMTRANGDRFRKHILSVGNSVDLNQAYKDFTGRTPDIKPLLKNKGFIK